One Fusobacterium russii ATCC 25533 genomic region harbors:
- a CDS encoding ABC transporter substrate-binding protein, producing MKKLKVLLVFIALFLMSCATKEKAQEKPVELKKVDFLLDWVPNTNHTGLFVAKEKGYFAEEGIDLDIKQPANESTSGLIINNKAPMGIYFQDYLAPKLAKGAGVTAVAAIIENNTSGIISDKKLNIQSPKDLENHKYGTWDIPIELAMLKIIMENQGGDFSKVTKIPNTDDNSITNIANGLFDFAAIYYGWDKIMADNLKINTNFFYFKDYADELNFYSPIIIANNDYLKENAEEAKKILRAIKKGYQYAMEHPEESVDILIKYAPELTNKRDFVVESQKYLSKEYASDKEKWGHIDGTRWNKFYNWINENNLLNQKIPENTGFSNDYLE from the coding sequence ATGAAAAAATTAAAAGTTTTATTGGTTTTTATTGCTTTATTTTTAATGTCATGTGCAACTAAGGAAAAGGCTCAAGAAAAACCTGTGGAATTAAAAAAGGTGGATTTTCTTTTAGATTGGGTTCCAAATACTAATCACACTGGGCTTTTTGTGGCAAAAGAAAAAGGATATTTTGCTGAAGAAGGTATTGATTTAGACATAAAGCAACCTGCTAATGAAAGTACATCTGGGCTTATTATCAACAATAAGGCACCTATGGGAATTTATTTCCAAGATTATTTGGCACCTAAATTAGCAAAGGGAGCTGGTGTTACAGCTGTTGCTGCAATTATTGAAAATAATACATCTGGTATTATTAGTGATAAAAAATTAAATATCCAAAGCCCAAAAGATTTAGAAAATCATAAGTATGGGACTTGGGATATTCCTATTGAACTTGCAATGCTAAAGATCATAATGGAAAACCAAGGTGGAGATTTTTCAAAAGTTACTAAAATACCAAACACTGATGATAATTCTATAACAAATATTGCAAATGGACTTTTTGATTTTGCAGCTATATATTATGGTTGGGATAAAATAATGGCTGATAACTTAAAAATAAATACTAATTTCTTCTATTTTAAAGACTATGCTGATGAATTAAATTTTTATTCACCTATTATTATTGCTAACAATGACTACTTAAAAGAAAATGCAGAAGAAGCAAAAAAAATATTAAGAGCCATTAAAAAAGGATATCAATATGCTATGGAACATCCTGAAGAATCGGTTGATATTCTGATTAAATATGCTCCGGAGTTAACTAATAAAAGAGATTTTGTTGTTGAATCTCAAAAATATTTATCTAAAGAATATGCAAGTGATAAAGAAAAATGGGGACATATTGATGGTACTCGTTGGAATAAATTTTATAACTGGATAAATGAAAATAACTTATTAAATCAAAAAATTCCTGAAAATACTGGATTTAGTAATGATTATTTAGAATAG